One segment of Schistocerca cancellata isolate TAMUIC-IGC-003103 chromosome 2, iqSchCanc2.1, whole genome shotgun sequence DNA contains the following:
- the LOC126158810 gene encoding THAP domain-containing protein 1-like: MVTCVVFGCTNRSYCDAKSKGITFHVFPKNESRKALWENAVRRKNWGASKWSTICSQHFREEDVDRTCLSTVRLRENAVPSVFPTHPKHLQKGDKKRKPPLPKESSSFPSSVLAAISRVQDEVVPALVPEYTAGPPERSQTSSESEELKTKCEHLITKNKLKLFSSLSDDLRRKWLL, translated from the exons atggtgacttgtgtggtgttcggatgtacgaatcgttcttattgtgatgcgaaatcgaagggaataacatttcatgt atttcctaaaaatgaaagtcggaaagctctgtgggagaatgccgtgaggaggaagaattggggtgcgtctaaatggagcactatatgttctcagcatttccgagaagaggacgtaGACCGAACttgcctttcaacagtaaggctccgagaaaatgctgtaccatcagttttccctacacacccaaaacatttgcaaaag ggagacaagaagagaaagcCACCATTGCCGAAGGAGAGCTCTTCCTTTCCATCTTCAGTTTTGGCTGCCATCAGCAGAGTGCAGGATGAAGTAGTTCCTGCTCTTGTTCCTGAGTACACTGCAGGACCACCAGAACGTAGTCAGACATCCTCTGAAAGTGAGGAACTGAAGACGAAGTGTGAACACCTCAtaacaaaaaacaaattaaaactcttCAGCAGTCTAAGCGACGACTTAAGAAGAAAGTGGCTTCTTTGA